AACAGCATTTAAATACCTATTTGATCTCGAAGCAGAAATGAATGAGATTTACAACAAAATGGGTGAAGCTACACCAGAAGAGTTAGAAAAGTTACTTGAAGAAGTTGGTACGATTCAAGATACGCTTACAAATAACGACTTCTATGTTATTGATGCAAAAGTGGAAGAAATCGGTCGTGCCCTTGGATTAGAAGATATCGGTCTAGATAAAGATGTTACTGATTTAAGTGGTGGACAAAGAACAAAGGTATTACTAGCAAAGCTACTTCTCGAAAAACCTGACATTCTGTTACTGGACGAGCCAACGAACTATTTAGATGAACCACACATTGTTTGGTTGAAACGTTATCTTCAAGAATATGAAAATGCGTTTATCTTAATTTCGCATGACATTCCATTCTTAAACAGTGTTATTAACTTGATTTATCATATGGAAAATCAAGAATTAAACCGATATGTTGGTGATTATGAAAACTTCAAAGCAGTTCATGAAGTGAAGAAATCCCAATTAGAAGCTGCCTATAAAAGACAGCAGCAAGAAATTAATGAGCTTAAAGACTTCGTTGCTAGAAATAAAGCACGTGTTTCGACTAGAAATATGGCCATGTCTCGTCAGAAAAAATTAGATAAGATGGATATCATTGAGATTGCAAAAGAAAAACCTAAACCAGAGTTTTATTTCAAAGAATCTCGTTCTTCTGGAAAATTAATCTTTGAAACGAAGGATCTTGTTATTGGGTATGATGAGCCACTATCAAAACCATTAAACCTTCGTATGGAGCGTGGCCAAAAAATCGCGCTAGTTGGTGCAAATGGTATAGGTAAAACAACATTACTTAAAAGTATCTTAGGGATCAACAGACCTTTATCTGGTGCGGTCGAGCTTGGTGAATACCAACATATTGGCTACTTTGAACAAGAGGTTAGAGAATCGAACCAAAACACTTGTATTGAGGAAGTATGGAGTGAGTTCCCTTCCATGAATCAAGCGGAGATCCGTGCAGCATTAGCAAAATGCGGATTAACGACAAAGCATATTGAAAGTAAGGTTGCTGTATTGAGTGGAGGAGAAAAAGCAAAGGTACGTTTATGTAAGCTAATGAACAGAGAATCTAATATTCTCATCTTTGACGAGCCTACGAACCACTTAGATGTTGACGCGAAAGATGAACTGTTACGTGCTTTAAAAGAGTACAAGGGCAGCGTTCTTCTAATCAGCCACGAACCTGAATTCTACAGAGAAATCGCTACTGATATTTGGAACTGTGAGTCATGGACTACTAAATTACTATAATGAAAACCCTCCACTGATTGTGGAGGGCTTTTTGTTCTTTTAACTTACTAACTCTACCTCACTATTATCCTGTTCTGTTTTCGCCATTCTCCTCTTATAAACAATCTTTGATAAACTTACACTTCCTTCGTATAACAAGATTAAAGGAATAATGACAAGGATATCCGATAAGAAATCTGGAGGTGTAATTAAGACTGAAATTACAATTAATACAAAATAGGCGTACTTTCTAATTTTTTGCAGTCGATAAGGATTAATGATTCCTAAACTAGTTAAAAACATAATGACAACTGGAAGTTCAAACAAGAATCCAAATGGCAATGTCATATGTAATACGAATCGGAAATATTTT
This sequence is a window from Cytobacillus luteolus. Protein-coding genes within it:
- a CDS encoding ABC-F family ATP-binding cassette domain-containing protein — encoded protein: MSILTVKNLSHGFGDRAIFNDVSFRLLKGEHIGLIGANGEGKSTFMNIITRKLQPDEGKVEWSRNVRVGYLDQHTVLEKGLTIRDVLKTAFKYLFDLEAEMNEIYNKMGEATPEELEKLLEEVGTIQDTLTNNDFYVIDAKVEEIGRALGLEDIGLDKDVTDLSGGQRTKVLLAKLLLEKPDILLLDEPTNYLDEPHIVWLKRYLQEYENAFILISHDIPFLNSVINLIYHMENQELNRYVGDYENFKAVHEVKKSQLEAAYKRQQQEINELKDFVARNKARVSTRNMAMSRQKKLDKMDIIEIAKEKPKPEFYFKESRSSGKLIFETKDLVIGYDEPLSKPLNLRMERGQKIALVGANGIGKTTLLKSILGINRPLSGAVELGEYQHIGYFEQEVRESNQNTCIEEVWSEFPSMNQAEIRAALAKCGLTTKHIESKVAVLSGGEKAKVRLCKLMNRESNILIFDEPTNHLDVDAKDELLRALKEYKGSVLLISHEPEFYREIATDIWNCESWTTKLL